One part of the Paracoccus sp. MBLB3053 genome encodes these proteins:
- a CDS encoding MOSC domain-containing protein: MIAITLLTGRVAPLPGSDKLSGIAKHPVDQPLTLGREGFEGDEQADLRVHGGVEKAVHHYPFDHYAAWRTDLGELPLLDGPGAFGENLSTTGLTEDGVAAGDIFRLGSALLQVSQGRQPCWKLTQRFAVPDMARRVQDTGRTGWYYRVLEAGKVAPGDRIELIDRIAPEWSLRRLWHALYVDRMNLEELRGIATLDVLAEGWRKYAIRRLENGKIEDWTKRLEGGA; this comes from the coding sequence ATGATAGCCATTACCCTGCTCACTGGCCGGGTCGCCCCCCTGCCCGGTTCGGACAAGCTCAGCGGAATTGCGAAGCATCCGGTGGATCAGCCGCTGACCCTTGGCCGCGAAGGTTTCGAAGGCGACGAGCAGGCGGATCTGCGCGTTCATGGCGGTGTCGAAAAGGCCGTCCATCATTATCCTTTCGACCATTACGCGGCCTGGCGCACCGATCTGGGCGAGCTGCCCTTGCTGGATGGTCCCGGCGCATTCGGCGAGAACCTCTCGACCACCGGCCTGACCGAAGATGGCGTGGCTGCGGGTGACATCTTTCGATTGGGCAGCGCGCTTCTGCAGGTCAGCCAGGGTCGACAGCCCTGCTGGAAACTGACCCAGCGGTTCGCTGTGCCCGACATGGCGCGGCGGGTGCAGGATACCGGCCGCACCGGATGGTATTACCGCGTTCTGGAAGCCGGCAAGGTCGCGCCCGGCGACAGGATCGAACTGATCGATCGGATTGCCCCGGAATGGTCGCTTCGCAGGCTTTGGCACGCGCTATATGTCGACCGGATGAACCTCGAGGAATTGCGCGGCATCGCGACACTCGACGTGCTGGCCGAGGGCTGGCGCAAATACGCGATCCGGCGGCTGGAGAACGGCAAGATCGAAGACTGGACGAAACGGCTTGAGGGCGGCGCATGA
- the nrdF gene encoding class 1b ribonucleoside-diphosphate reductase subunit beta, producing MKDHAIRTPLRAINWNRLDDEKDLEVWNRLTVNFWLPEKVPLSNDVQSWATLRPAERELTIRVFTGLTLLDTVQNTIGAPSMMPDALTPHEEAVLSNISFMEAVHARSYSSIFSTLCLTKEVDEAFRWSEENPHLQAKARLILEEYKAGSDPLKRKIASVFLESFLFYSGFYLPMYWSSRAKLTNTADLIRLIIRDEAVHGYYIGYKYQRGLEKLSAEKQQELKDFAFSLIFDLYDIEQKYTAELYDGIGLTEDVKAFLHYNANKALQNLGYEALFPPQACEVNPAIMAALSPDSENHDFFSGSGSSYVIGKAVATEDEDWDF from the coding sequence ATGAAGGATCACGCCATTCGGACCCCATTGCGCGCCATCAACTGGAACCGTCTGGACGACGAGAAGGACCTCGAGGTCTGGAACCGCCTGACCGTGAACTTCTGGCTGCCCGAAAAGGTGCCGCTGTCGAATGACGTGCAAAGCTGGGCGACCCTGCGCCCGGCCGAGCGGGAATTGACGATCCGCGTCTTCACCGGCCTGACCCTGCTCGACACGGTGCAGAACACGATCGGCGCGCCCTCGATGATGCCCGACGCGCTGACCCCGCACGAAGAGGCGGTGCTGTCGAACATCTCGTTCATGGAGGCCGTCCATGCGCGGAGCTATTCGTCGATCTTCTCGACGCTCTGCCTGACCAAGGAAGTCGACGAGGCCTTCCGCTGGTCCGAGGAAAACCCGCATCTGCAAGCCAAGGCGCGGCTGATCCTTGAAGAATACAAGGCCGGCTCGGACCCGCTGAAGCGCAAGATCGCAAGCGTGTTCCTGGAAAGCTTCCTGTTCTATTCCGGCTTCTACCTGCCGATGTACTGGTCCTCGCGCGCGAAGCTGACCAACACCGCCGACCTGATCCGCCTGATCATCCGCGACGAGGCGGTGCATGGCTATTACATCGGCTACAAGTACCAACGCGGCCTTGAAAAGCTGAGCGCCGAAAAACAGCAGGAGCTGAAGGATTTCGCCTTCTCGCTGATCTTCGATCTTTACGACATCGAGCAGAAATACACCGCCGAGCTTTACGATGGGATCGGTCTGACCGAGGACGTGAAGGCCTTCCTGCATTACAACGCCAACAAGGCGCTGCAGAACCTCGGCTATGAGGCGCTGTTCCCGCCGCAGGCCTGCGAGGTGAACCCCGCGATCATGGCCGCACTGTCGCCCGACAGCGAAAACCACGACTTCTTCTCGGGTTCGGGCTCGTCCTACGTGATCGGCAAGGCCGTCGCGACCGAGGACGAAGACTGGGACTTCTGA
- the pdxY gene encoding pyridoxal kinase — MKPPLVISIQSQVIMGHVGNSAAVFPMQAAGLEVAQIPTVVFSNTPDYPTLRGRAVPADFFADLLEGAWERGLPERAAYIVTGYIGSTEVALMIAEFIARAREVNPGLTYLCDPVMGDETPGLYVPEVIANVLRDDLLPQADIASPNPFEIAYLTGQPITELADLPIAARALRLAPGASLIATGCRLRETDQGMLESVVLGPDGLSRHATPHLPLALAGTGDLFAGLVTAALGCGRSLPDAVEFAQEQTTRALAHAACLGAKEVVLSDPAFRAALLTL; from the coding sequence ATGAAACCGCCTTTGGTGATTTCGATCCAGAGCCAGGTCATCATGGGTCATGTCGGCAATTCCGCCGCCGTCTTTCCGATGCAGGCCGCCGGGCTGGAAGTCGCACAGATCCCGACGGTGGTTTTTTCGAACACCCCCGACTATCCGACGCTGCGCGGCCGGGCCGTGCCTGCGGATTTCTTCGCCGACCTGCTTGAGGGCGCGTGGGAACGGGGCCTGCCCGAGCGCGCGGCCTATATCGTCACCGGCTATATCGGATCGACCGAGGTCGCGCTGATGATTGCCGAGTTCATTGCCCGCGCGCGCGAAGTCAATCCCGGCCTGACCTATCTCTGCGATCCGGTCATGGGGGATGAAACGCCCGGCCTTTACGTGCCGGAAGTCATCGCCAATGTGCTGCGCGATGATCTGTTGCCGCAGGCTGACATCGCATCGCCCAACCCGTTCGAGATCGCCTATCTGACGGGCCAGCCGATCACCGAGCTTGCCGACCTGCCCATTGCGGCCCGCGCGTTGCGCCTTGCGCCCGGAGCAAGCCTGATCGCGACCGGCTGCCGTCTGCGCGAAACCGATCAGGGCATGCTGGAAAGCGTCGTGCTGGGCCCCGACGGCCTGAGCCGCCATGCCACGCCGCACCTTCCGCTTGCATTGGCGGGAACCGGAGACCTTTTCGCAGGCCTCGTCACCGCAGCATTGGGATGCGGACGCAGCCTGCCCGATGCGGTCGAATTCGCGCAGGAACAGACGACACGCGCGCTGGCCCATGCCGCATGCCTCGGCGCGAAAGAGGTGGTGCTGTCCGACCCTGCATTCCGCGCCGCGCTCCTGACGCTTTAG